CGTCTCGACCGTGGTGACGACGGAATCGATCAGGCTCAACTCATTGATCAAAGCGTTGACCACGCCCACCCACTGCTGAGCTTCCGCCTTGGAGGTCTCCTCCGAGATCTTCCCGAACAGCACGCGGATCTGGCTGAGCAGACCGCGGATGTCGAAGATCATCAGGCCGTCTTCCGGACGCTGCGCTTCCGCGACGGCACTTCGAAATCGGTCGACTTCCATCACGGATTTCGGAGCGCCGGGCTTGGACGACATCATCGCCAGAACGTCGTTGGTCGCCTTCTCGCCGATCACCAGGCCGATGACATCACCTCGGCGGAACAGCGATATGGTTAATTCGGGTCGCTGGGAACTTTCAGGATCATCCAGGAATTCCGCGCGAACGCCCTCCATCCCCGCGATGGTAAGGTCCGCCAGACGCACATGCTTCGTGAGTCCTTCGACTTCCTTCATCACCGCCAGCAGCGCCGGAAAACTCCGCTTCGCGGCGCCATCGTTCGACCGCGCCAATATGATGTATTCGTAACCCGGCAGGCGATCGACAAGCCGTTCCGCAACGGCAACCTCCTGCCCGATCAATTCGTGCCATGGAATGTCCGAAAGCAGCTTCTGGAATTGTCCCATCGTCTCCCGGACCTGCTCGCGCGAGCCCTCGTCGACCATGTGCACAATGAGCGCCAGGGCATCGCGATCGATGCCGGTCTTCTTCGCGTCCTCCAGTACGCCCATCCAGCGGCTTTCGATCCACGCCGCTTCCGGGTTATCCCGGTAGTTCATCGCCATCCAGCAATCGCCCGGAACGAAGCGCAATAGCGTGAATCGCGACGTGACGTCTTCCGCCCGTGCGGTGGTCGCGGCGATCGCGACGGTGATGAGCAGCATGGTTCCGCTGGGTCGCGGAATGCGAGCAGGCGACATTCGGATCTCCTGACTTCGACGTTTCGCGAGAACCCGACCGATAGGGTGATCCAACGTTCCCGCGTCGTCAGCGGGGATCGGATATGAGAATGGGGCTCCCCGTCGACGCATAGTCAGCTTAGTAATCGCGTCGGTACGGTACCACCGTTACCGTGTCAATATTTGTGCCTAGTTGTGGCGCGCGTCGATCATGACTTCAGTTTGTGATTTTTCAGCGTCGCCATCCCGTGCAGTTGGTCCTCCGGCATCCCGGCAATCGGCCCGTGGAAATCGTGCTTCCATCCCCTAGAATGGCTTGCGCGTGGTGATGGTTCCTTCCATCGCCGGGGATTCCAGGCTGAAGGCGCTGCGCCAACGGCTCGACCGTCGTGGGGGGGTCGTTCACGTCGCAGGGCTGTGGGGGTCCTCTGCGCCCTTCGTTGCCGCCGACATCGCGCGCAGCACGCCAAGGCCGATACTGTACGTCACGGCTCACCTCCAACAGGCCGACGAAAACCGCGATGACATCGAGCTCTTTCTCGGACGTTCGGTCTCCCTGCTGCCGGCGTGGGAGACGGTCCCCGGCCAGGGTGCCGCCAGCAGCGAAATCGAGGCCGAGCGCATCCGTCTGTGCGCATCCATCGCCGGAACCGGCGGACGATCCCGGAGCGGTTCGGGCGATCGTGTTCCTCTTTCGCCCGATGCCGGAAGGCGCCCGCGTCGAACCCCGCCGAGAAAGCCCCCGGCAGCCTCACACCGCGGCGATGAGCCCCCGTTCGTTATCGCACCCATACAGGCGCTCATGCAGCCGGTCCCCACGTTTGACGCCATCGAGCGGAATACGATTCGGCTCTCAGTTGGCCGCGGATCGGGAGGAGAGCACCGCACCGGACCCGAGACGATGATCCGGTGGGCCGTCGACCGGGGGTTCGATCGGCTCGATCTCGTCGAGTCGCCAGGGGACATTGCGGCGCGTGGCGACATCGTGGACATCTTCCCGCCGGGCGACGAGAACCCCGTTCGCATCGAGTTCTTCGACGACGAAATCGAATCCATCCGCCGCTTCGACCCTGCAACCCAGCGCTCGCTGGAGTCGATGAATTCGCTGACGCTCACCGCGATGCCGCGCGCCAAGCTCGTCGACAAGTCCGCGGAAACCGACCTCTTCAGCTACCTGCCAACAGACACGCTCGTCATTCTCGATGCCCCCACGGAGATTCAGGAACTTGGCGAACTGCTGGCCGCACGCCTCCGCGGAAGTGACCGCCTCTTCTCCGTTCAGAGCGTGTTCCGCTCCACCCAGCGATTCGACCAGCTCCACCTTTCGCGCTTTGGTTCGGTGGCCATCGGCGGCGAAGACGCCTTCGACCTGGGCGTTACGTCAACATCGCGCTTCGAGGGCGGCGCCCGGGAAGCCGTCGAGGAACTCGCCCGCCTCAGCGACGACCACGAAATTCTCGTCGTCTGCGACAACGACGGCGAGCGCTCCCGTCTACGCGAAATGCTTGCCGAGGTTTCCCCCGCCGCGGCCCAGCGCATCCGCCTCGAACTCGGTGTGATGCACCACGGCTTCCACTGGACCCGCACGCGCACCGTCGTCGTCCCGCACCATGAGATCTTCCATCGCCAGCGACAGAAGCGCCGCATCCGCAAGCTCCACGCCGGCCGCCCCCTCGAATCCTGGCTCGATCTCCAGCCCGGCGAATATGTCGTCCACGTCGTCCACGGCATCGCCGTCTACCGCGGCCTCAAGAAGCTCCGCAAGGGAACCTCCAACCAGCTCGAGGAATTCCTCAGCCTCGAGTTCGACGAAGGCGCGATGGTCCACGTTCCCGTTTCTCAGATCGACCTCGTGCAGAAGTACATCGGGGCGGGTGGGCGAAGGCCGACACTCTCCAAGATCGGCGGCAAACGCTGGGGCAAGACCAAGCAGCAGGTGGCCGACGCCGTCACCGAGCTCGCCGAGTCCATGCTGCGCATCCAGGCCATGCGCGCCGAAACGGCCGGCACCGCCTATCCGGATGACACCGAATGGCAGCGCGAATTCGAGGCGGCTTTCCTCTACGAGGAAACCGAGGATCAGTTGCAGGTCGCCGGCGAGATCCGCGGCGATCTGATGATCCCCAGGCCGATGGACCGCCTCATCTGCGGCGACGTGGGCTACGGCAAGACCGAGCTCGCCATGCGCGCCGCGTTCAAAGTCGTCGAATACGGCCGGCAGGTGGCGGTGCTCGTTCCCACGACCGTCCTCGCCGAACAACACTACGAGACCTTCCGTGAGCGCTTCGCCGAGTACCCCTTTTCCATCGGATGCCTTTCGCGATTCCGCTCCGACCGCGAACAGAAGATCATCGTCGAGCAGGCCCGCCGGGGACAGATCGATATCGTCATCGGCACGCACCGCCTGCTCAGTCGCGACGTCTCCTTCGCCAACCTCGGGCTGGTCATCATCGACGAGGAACAGCGCTTCGGCGTCGAGCACAAGGAACGGCTCAAGCAGATGCGCGAGACGGTGGACGTGCTTACGCTCACCGCCACGCCCATCCCGCGAACCCTGCACATGTCCCTCGTGGGCATCCGCGACATCAGCGCTCTCCAGACGCCGCCCGTGGATCGCCGCGCCATCGCCACCTACGTCCGCTCCTTCGATCGCCACCTCATCCGCGACGCCATCCTTCGCGAGATGAACCGCGACGGGCAGATCTACTTCCTGCACAACTACGTGCAGTCAATCAAAACTATGGCCGCCACGGTTGCGGAAATCGTACCCGAGGCCCGAGTGATCTACGGCCACGGTCAGATGAAGGACGGCGAATTGGAGGACGTCATGCACCGCTTCGTCCGCCGCGAGGCCGATGTCCTCGTCGCCACCACCATCATCGAGAGCGGCATCGACATCCCCACGGTCAACACCATTCTGATCAACCGCGCCGAGCGCTTCGGCCTGGCCGACCTCCACCAGCTCCGCGGACGCGTCGGACGCTCCAGCAAGCAGGCCTACTGCTATCTCCTGCTCTCCCCCGATCGCCCCCCGATGGGCAAGGCCGCCAAGCGCCTCAAGACCATCGAGGAGTTCAGCGAGCTCGGCGCCGGCTTCCGTATCGCCATGCGCGATCTGGAGATCCGCGGGGCCGGCAACCTGCTGGGCAAGGAGCAGAGCGGCCACATCGCCGCCGTGGGTTACGAAATGTACTGCCGCCTGCTGGAGCAGTCCGTCCGACGGCTCAAGAACGAGCCCGACCCCACGCCGCCCCCGGTCCACATCGACCTCGACGTTGCCGCGCACATCCCCCCGCATTACATTCGCGCCGATCGATCGCGGATCGAGGTCTACCGGCGGATCGTTTCCTGCCGGTCGCAGGCCGATCTCGAGCAGCTTGAGCGCGACCTGCTCGACGCCTTCGGACCCGTCCCCGCGGAGTTCCAGCGACTCATCCAGGTCGCCGAACTCCGCGTTCACGCGCGGCGTTTCGGGATCAACTCCATCAGCTTGCGGGAGCCGGATGTGATCTTCCAGGTCGATGATTTGCGGCGGGCTGAAGCCGTCTTCGCTGACGCGCCCGGCAGCGTTCGCCTGCCCGATGCGCACACGATCCACCTGCGCCTGCCGCCCAGTTACATGGAGCCGGATACGTTGTTGCCCGTCCTGCGACGCATGTTCACCCGCGCCAGGGACCCGCAGGGAGCCGCCACCCGATGAAACGCCTCCTGATTGTCTTGCTCCCGGCCGCCGCTGTCCTCACCCACACGTCCTGCGGCGCACCGCACGCGCCGATCAACAACCAACCCAACAGGAATCTCGCTCGCGCCGAATCGAAAGCCCCTGTCGGGACCGTCCCCCCCGATACCGCGAGTGACGCTCCCGTTTCGCAGATGCGCATCAACGGCGAGACCTTCCCCGCTGACCAGATGTGGCGCGAGATCGGCGACGAAATCCTCCGCCAGCGCGAAAGCCTTCCGCCCGACGCCTTTCGCGAATGGCTGAACCGCCGCGCCGTGCAATGGATGGCCGACAAGATCACCGAATCGCTGATCTACCAGCAGGCCGTCCTCCGCCTGCCCGACGGC
Above is a genomic segment from Phycisphaerae bacterium containing:
- the mfd gene encoding transcription-repair coupling factor, which gives rise to MVMVPSIAGDSRLKALRQRLDRRGGVVHVAGLWGSSAPFVAADIARSTPRPILYVTAHLQQADENRDDIELFLGRSVSLLPAWETVPGQGAASSEIEAERIRLCASIAGTGGRSRSGSGDRVPLSPDAGRRPRRTPPRKPPAASHRGDEPPFVIAPIQALMQPVPTFDAIERNTIRLSVGRGSGGEHRTGPETMIRWAVDRGFDRLDLVESPGDIAARGDIVDIFPPGDENPVRIEFFDDEIESIRRFDPATQRSLESMNSLTLTAMPRAKLVDKSAETDLFSYLPTDTLVILDAPTEIQELGELLAARLRGSDRLFSVQSVFRSTQRFDQLHLSRFGSVAIGGEDAFDLGVTSTSRFEGGAREAVEELARLSDDHEILVVCDNDGERSRLREMLAEVSPAAAQRIRLELGVMHHGFHWTRTRTVVVPHHEIFHRQRQKRRIRKLHAGRPLESWLDLQPGEYVVHVVHGIAVYRGLKKLRKGTSNQLEEFLSLEFDEGAMVHVPVSQIDLVQKYIGAGGRRPTLSKIGGKRWGKTKQQVADAVTELAESMLRIQAMRAETAGTAYPDDTEWQREFEAAFLYEETEDQLQVAGEIRGDLMIPRPMDRLICGDVGYGKTELAMRAAFKVVEYGRQVAVLVPTTVLAEQHYETFRERFAEYPFSIGCLSRFRSDREQKIIVEQARRGQIDIVIGTHRLLSRDVSFANLGLVIIDEEQRFGVEHKERLKQMRETVDVLTLTATPIPRTLHMSLVGIRDISALQTPPVDRRAIATYVRSFDRHLIRDAILREMNRDGQIYFLHNYVQSIKTMAATVAEIVPEARVIYGHGQMKDGELEDVMHRFVRREADVLVATTIIESGIDIPTVNTILINRAERFGLADLHQLRGRVGRSSKQAYCYLLLSPDRPPMGKAAKRLKTIEEFSELGAGFRIAMRDLEIRGAGNLLGKEQSGHIAAVGYEMYCRLLEQSVRRLKNEPDPTPPPVHIDLDVAAHIPPHYIRADRSRIEVYRRIVSCRSQADLEQLERDLLDAFGPVPAEFQRLIQVAELRVHARRFGINSISLREPDVIFQVDDLRRAEAVFADAPGSVRLPDAHTIHLRLPPSYMEPDTLLPVLRRMFTRARDPQGAATR